The proteins below come from a single Arthrobacter sp. B1I2 genomic window:
- a CDS encoding YggT family protein, translated as MGIVFGLLYLALLLFFVALIIRLVFDWVQMFAREWRPRGAALVVAHAVYSITDPPLNGLRRMIPPLRLGGISLDLGFLILFIGVSIAMNVTRGLA; from the coding sequence ATGGGAATTGTTTTCGGACTTCTCTATCTCGCGCTGCTGCTGTTCTTCGTCGCCCTCATCATCCGCCTGGTGTTCGACTGGGTGCAGATGTTTGCGAGGGAGTGGCGGCCCCGGGGCGCGGCCCTGGTGGTGGCGCACGCCGTGTACTCCATCACCGATCCGCCGCTCAATGGACTGCGGCGGATGATTCCGCCGCTCCGGCTCGGCGGCATCTCCCTGGACCTGGGCTTCCTGATCCTGTTCATCGGCGTCAGTATCGCCATGAACGTCACCAGGGGCCTTGCCTGA
- a CDS encoding cell division protein FtsQ/DivIB has protein sequence MPSSRRPTYAPAGRNRRPDTGSGGGADKRAEKGTHSPGAPGTGSSDVITASRSLPDQASPKPAKEEKPTGATVLAFPEPKGRRRRKKVLLVAGTVLVLVAGLLAAAVYSPVLALQTISVTGTKLITPAQVQAQLEPLRGKPLPQISDDEVRGLLGSLVQVKSVSVEARPPSTLAVAVHERVPVALVKQGEQYQLVDVDGVQLATTDDPASASLPVIDGGAGAIGQDLFRATAAVLGALPADVLAKLSNASAQSVDAVELKLVDGQTIVWGNASEKELKAKVLAALLKVPADPKNPVRVYDVSVPRHPVTR, from the coding sequence GTGCCTAGCTCCCGCCGCCCCACCTACGCCCCGGCCGGCCGGAACAGGCGCCCTGACACCGGATCCGGAGGGGGCGCTGACAAGCGCGCCGAAAAGGGAACCCACTCCCCAGGAGCGCCGGGCACCGGCAGTAGTGACGTCATTACGGCATCGCGCAGCTTGCCGGACCAGGCCTCGCCGAAGCCGGCGAAGGAGGAGAAGCCCACCGGCGCGACGGTCCTTGCCTTCCCTGAGCCGAAAGGCCGGCGCCGCCGGAAGAAGGTCCTGCTCGTGGCGGGAACGGTGCTCGTGCTGGTGGCCGGGCTGCTGGCGGCCGCCGTCTACTCTCCTGTCCTTGCCCTGCAGACCATCTCGGTCACGGGCACGAAGCTCATTACGCCCGCCCAGGTGCAGGCCCAGCTGGAACCCCTGCGGGGCAAGCCGCTGCCCCAGATCAGCGACGACGAGGTACGGGGGCTCCTCGGCTCCCTGGTGCAGGTCAAATCCGTTTCCGTGGAGGCACGGCCGCCGTCCACCCTTGCCGTCGCCGTGCATGAGCGGGTGCCGGTGGCCCTGGTCAAGCAGGGGGAGCAGTACCAGCTGGTGGACGTCGACGGCGTGCAACTGGCAACCACCGATGATCCGGCCTCGGCGTCACTGCCGGTCATCGACGGCGGTGCCGGTGCGATCGGCCAGGACCTGTTCCGCGCCACCGCCGCGGTCCTGGGTGCCCTGCCGGCCGACGTGCTGGCGAAGCTGTCGAACGCATCCGCGCAGTCCGTGGATGCGGTGGAACTCAAGCTGGTGGACGGCCAGACGATCGTGTGGGGCAACGCCTCGGAGAAGGAGCTCAAGGCCAAGGTGCTGGCCGCACTCCTTAAGGTTCCGGCGGATCCCAAGAATCCGGTCAGGGTCTACGATGTCAGTGTGCCCCGGCACCCCGTGACGCGCTGA
- the pgeF gene encoding peptidoglycan editing factor PgeF: MFHWRADILPGVSAAFTDARAGNLALHVGDDPLAVQERRARLEQSIGVGPQSLRFMNQVHGTTVAMMDAGSPAPEADAMVSRGLPLAVMVADCIPVLLAGESGTGPVLAAVHAGRPGVANGVLPAAVDTMLSLGASRIRAWLGPSICGSCYEVPAALRDEVAAVVPSARSTTSWGTPALDLPAGARSQLEAAGVSVEYAGACTLETETLYSYRRDRNTGRFAGLVWIHD, translated from the coding sequence TTGTTCCATTGGCGCGCCGACATCCTGCCCGGGGTGTCGGCCGCGTTCACCGATGCCCGTGCGGGAAACCTGGCCCTTCATGTGGGTGACGATCCCCTTGCGGTCCAGGAGCGCCGGGCACGCCTGGAGCAGTCCATCGGCGTCGGTCCGCAGTCATTGCGCTTCATGAACCAGGTCCACGGCACCACCGTGGCCATGATGGACGCTGGGTCGCCTGCCCCTGAGGCCGACGCCATGGTGTCCCGCGGGCTTCCCCTGGCCGTCATGGTTGCGGACTGCATTCCGGTGCTGCTCGCGGGGGAGTCCGGGACCGGGCCGGTGCTTGCCGCCGTGCATGCCGGCCGCCCCGGCGTCGCAAACGGTGTCCTTCCAGCGGCCGTGGACACTATGTTGTCCCTGGGCGCGTCCCGGATCCGGGCCTGGCTGGGGCCCTCGATCTGCGGGTCCTGCTACGAAGTCCCCGCGGCGCTGCGCGACGAGGTGGCCGCCGTGGTCCCGTCCGCCCGGAGCACAACGTCCTGGGGAACTCCCGCCCTGGACCTTCCCGCCGGGGCCCGGAGCCAGCTTGAGGCTGCGGGCGTTTCAGTGGAATACGCCGGTGCCTGCACCCTGGAAACGGAAACGCTTTATTCGTACCGCCGGGACCGGAACACCGGCCGGTTCGCCGGATTGGTCTGGATCCATGATTGA
- a CDS encoding DivIVA domain-containing protein: protein MALTPEDVVNKRFQPTKFREGYDQDEVDDFLDEIVVELRRLNQENDELRKKLAEAGSSVPASSAAAPVVEKVPAPVKADKDEAREKAEAEAKAAEANKKKDVQPAAPAAAAPAAPAAVATPSAESAAGLLAMAQQMHDRHVADGQAQKDKIIAEAQIEASSLVNDAQEKSRKILGALEQQRSVLERKVEQLRGFERDYRSRLKAYIEGQLRDLDARGSVATPEVSEAN from the coding sequence ATGGCTTTGACGCCAGAAGACGTTGTCAACAAGCGCTTTCAGCCCACCAAGTTCCGCGAGGGCTATGACCAGGACGAGGTTGACGACTTCCTGGACGAAATCGTCGTTGAACTCCGCCGCCTGAACCAGGAAAACGATGAGCTCCGCAAGAAGCTCGCCGAAGCAGGTTCCAGCGTTCCGGCAAGCTCCGCTGCCGCCCCCGTGGTGGAGAAGGTCCCCGCGCCGGTTAAGGCCGACAAGGACGAGGCCCGCGAGAAAGCTGAGGCCGAGGCGAAGGCTGCCGAAGCCAACAAGAAGAAGGACGTCCAGCCGGCTGCCCCGGCTGCCGCCGCACCGGCTGCGCCCGCAGCTGTCGCCACTCCTTCCGCCGAATCCGCTGCCGGCCTGCTGGCCATGGCGCAGCAGATGCACGACCGCCACGTCGCGGACGGCCAGGCCCAGAAGGACAAGATCATCGCCGAAGCGCAGATCGAAGCCAGCAGCCTCGTCAACGACGCCCAGGAGAAGTCCCGCAAGATCCTCGGCGCCCTGGAGCAGCAGCGCTCCGTCCTGGAACGCAAGGTGGAGCAGCTTCGCGGCTTCGAACGCGACTACCGTTCACGCCTGAAGGCCTACATCGAAGGCCAGCTCCGCGACCTGGATGCCCGCGGCTCCGTTGCGACGCCGGAAGTCAGCGAAGCCAACTAA
- the murG gene encoding undecaprenyldiphospho-muramoylpentapeptide beta-N-acetylglucosaminyltransferase — protein MTSTKPSIVLAGGGTAGHISPLLAIAAALRSEAPDASILAVGTPSGMETRLVPAAGVELATIDRVPLPRRPSADLLRLPARLAGAVRQAGAILDQAQADVLVGVGGYVCTPMYLAARKRGTPIVIHEANARPGLANRVGAFLKGRVAVAFEGTPLRDAVHVGMPMRKEISGLDRKSARTAAREALGLDPHQPTLIVTGGSSGAQSINRTIAGAVAQLAEAGIQTLHITGRGKTVLDQAGRPLIAEGYRQVEYIDGMELAYAAADLILARSGAATVCEVAAVGVPAVLVPLPIGNGEQALNAAGLVAAGGALLVADRDFTAEWVARELIPLITDKARLAAMEAKSYRLGIRNADQRMAGLVLEAVSA, from the coding sequence ATGACTTCGACAAAACCTTCCATCGTCCTGGCCGGCGGCGGAACAGCAGGCCATATCAGCCCGTTGCTCGCCATCGCCGCCGCCCTCCGGAGCGAAGCCCCGGACGCCTCAATCCTGGCGGTCGGAACGCCCTCGGGCATGGAAACCCGGCTGGTTCCCGCAGCCGGCGTCGAGCTTGCCACGATCGACCGCGTGCCGCTTCCGCGCAGGCCGTCCGCAGACCTGCTCCGCCTGCCCGCCAGGCTGGCCGGCGCGGTCCGCCAGGCCGGCGCCATCCTCGACCAGGCGCAGGCCGATGTGCTGGTGGGCGTGGGCGGGTACGTCTGCACTCCCATGTACCTGGCGGCCCGGAAGCGCGGCACCCCCATAGTGATCCATGAGGCGAACGCCCGCCCGGGACTGGCCAACCGCGTAGGGGCCTTCCTCAAAGGCCGGGTTGCTGTGGCTTTCGAGGGCACCCCGCTGCGCGATGCCGTGCATGTGGGCATGCCCATGCGCAAGGAGATTTCCGGCCTGGACCGGAAGTCCGCGCGCACGGCCGCCCGGGAGGCACTTGGACTCGATCCCCACCAGCCAACCCTGATCGTCACCGGCGGTTCCTCCGGCGCGCAGAGCATCAACCGGACCATCGCCGGGGCTGTTGCCCAGCTTGCGGAAGCCGGCATCCAGACCCTCCACATCACCGGCCGCGGCAAGACCGTCCTGGACCAGGCCGGCCGGCCCCTCATTGCTGAGGGCTACCGGCAGGTGGAGTACATCGACGGCATGGAGCTTGCCTATGCTGCGGCGGACCTGATTCTGGCGCGGTCGGGGGCGGCCACGGTATGCGAGGTGGCCGCCGTCGGCGTCCCTGCGGTCCTGGTGCCCCTGCCTATCGGAAACGGGGAACAGGCGCTGAACGCAGCCGGCCTGGTCGCCGCAGGCGGAGCACTGCTGGTGGCTGACCGCGATTTCACTGCGGAATGGGTTGCCCGCGAGCTGATTCCCCTGATCACCGACAAAGCCCGGCTTGCGGCCATGGAAGCCAAGTCCTACCGGCTCGGAATCCGAAACGCCGACCAGCGCATGGCTGGTCTTGTCCTGGAAGCGGTATCCGCATGA
- the murC gene encoding UDP-N-acetylmuramate--L-alanine ligase yields the protein MSPHNIHQLESLGKVHFIGIGGVGMSAVARIMVARGVPVSGSDAKDLPVMADLAAAGARIAVGYSAGNLADAQTVVAGSAIREDNPELAAAREAGLPVLHRSQALAATMGGDTVVTVAGTHGKSTTTSMVTVLLREAGLDPSFAVGANIPALGVNAANGTSGIFIAEADESDGSFLNYRPRIAVVTNVEPDHLDYYGTAEAVYESFDRFTALLPADGLLVACADDAGALALAERTRARGNTRVVLYGTGEAADIRLDDGGPGQAAISTGGARYGLSLQVPGRHNALNAAAAFAVALELGVEADAAATGLARFAGASRRFELKGEAGGVRVFDDYAHHPTEVRAALTAARSVAGGHRVHVLFQPHLFSRTREFAADFADALNLADTALVLDIYPAREDPIPGVTSQLIADHLTGGGRLVSAADAVDTLAGVAADGDVVLTVGAGDVTAYGPRIVEALRA from the coding sequence ATGAGCCCCCACAACATCCACCAGCTGGAATCCCTTGGCAAGGTGCACTTCATCGGCATCGGGGGAGTGGGCATGTCCGCCGTGGCCCGCATCATGGTGGCCCGGGGCGTCCCGGTCAGCGGCTCCGACGCCAAGGACCTCCCCGTCATGGCCGACCTTGCGGCGGCCGGTGCGCGCATCGCTGTCGGCTACTCGGCCGGCAACCTGGCGGACGCGCAGACCGTTGTTGCGGGCTCGGCGATCCGGGAGGACAACCCCGAACTGGCGGCGGCGCGGGAGGCAGGGCTGCCGGTGCTCCACCGGTCCCAGGCGCTGGCAGCCACCATGGGCGGTGACACGGTGGTGACGGTGGCCGGAACGCACGGCAAGTCCACCACGACCTCGATGGTCACGGTGCTGCTCCGTGAGGCGGGCCTGGATCCCTCGTTCGCCGTCGGGGCCAACATTCCCGCACTCGGCGTGAACGCCGCGAACGGGACATCCGGCATCTTCATTGCCGAGGCGGACGAATCCGACGGCTCCTTCCTGAACTACCGGCCCCGCATCGCCGTCGTCACCAACGTGGAGCCTGACCACCTTGACTACTATGGCACTGCCGAAGCCGTCTACGAGTCGTTCGACCGCTTCACCGCCCTGCTGCCCGCGGACGGACTCCTGGTGGCCTGCGCCGACGACGCCGGTGCGCTGGCCCTGGCGGAGCGGACCAGGGCGCGGGGAAACACGCGGGTGGTCCTCTACGGCACCGGCGAGGCGGCGGACATCAGGCTTGACGACGGCGGCCCGGGACAGGCTGCCATATCCACCGGCGGTGCACGGTACGGATTGTCCCTGCAGGTACCCGGACGGCACAACGCCCTGAACGCCGCAGCCGCCTTCGCGGTGGCCCTGGAGCTCGGCGTGGAAGCGGACGCGGCGGCCACCGGCCTGGCCCGCTTCGCCGGCGCATCCCGCCGCTTCGAACTCAAAGGCGAAGCGGGGGGAGTGCGGGTGTTCGACGACTACGCCCACCACCCCACGGAGGTCCGCGCGGCCCTCACCGCAGCCCGTTCAGTGGCAGGCGGCCACCGGGTCCATGTCCTGTTCCAGCCGCACCTGTTCTCCCGCACGCGCGAATTCGCGGCGGACTTCGCCGATGCCCTCAACCTGGCCGATACCGCCCTGGTCCTGGACATCTACCCCGCCAGGGAGGACCCCATTCCCGGCGTCACGAGCCAGCTGATCGCCGACCACCTCACAGGAGGCGGGCGGCTGGTCAGTGCCGCAGACGCCGTGGACACCCTGGCCGGAGTTGCTGCGGACGGGGACGTTGTCCTTACCGTGGGCGCCGGCGATGTCACAGCGTACGGCCCAAGGATCGTGGAGGCCCTGCGTGCCTAG
- a CDS encoding flavin reductase family protein, with protein sequence MTDYSEPFEQTFREMFRRHAAGVAIITVNYQDEPYGFTATSVASLSAKPPRFTFNMARSSRSWPAVANTQYLGVHMLGLENQELAARFARPGNRFEGNHWEVGPHGVPILKDVAGWLVGEVQMRLSFENNAVVVVQVVDGQVGGDGAPLLYHGGAYGQPVPLDYEI encoded by the coding sequence GTGACCGACTACAGCGAGCCGTTCGAGCAGACGTTCAGGGAGATGTTCCGCCGGCACGCCGCCGGCGTCGCCATCATCACCGTGAACTACCAGGACGAGCCCTACGGCTTCACCGCCACCTCGGTGGCGTCGCTGTCCGCCAAGCCGCCCCGGTTCACGTTCAACATGGCGCGCAGTTCCAGGTCCTGGCCCGCTGTGGCCAATACGCAGTACCTGGGCGTCCACATGCTGGGCCTGGAGAACCAGGAGCTGGCCGCCCGTTTTGCCCGCCCGGGCAACCGCTTCGAAGGCAACCACTGGGAGGTCGGGCCGCACGGTGTGCCCATCCTGAAAGATGTTGCCGGGTGGCTGGTCGGCGAGGTGCAGATGCGGCTGTCTTTCGAGAACAACGCGGTGGTGGTGGTCCAGGTGGTGGACGGCCAGGTGGGCGGCGACGGAGCACCCCTGCTCTACCATGGCGGTGCCTACGGGCAGCCCGTGCCGCTGGACTACGAGATCTAG
- the lspA gene encoding signal peptidase II: protein MTDELAADAARPVPPSPRPRRAALLSLFAGFAVFAYVLDQLTKLWVTATMVEGERIPVLPPILHWYFIRNSGAAFSIGENVTWVFSIIMAAVAVAILFQVRRLGSAWWSLALGLLLGGALGNLTDRLFREPSFGMGHVVDFIQLPNFAIFNIADSAVVSAVAIICILTIRGIALDGTRLGNGPKDKPGHD from the coding sequence ATGACTGACGAACTTGCCGCCGACGCGGCACGCCCTGTCCCACCCTCACCGCGCCCCCGCCGGGCAGCGCTGCTGTCCCTGTTCGCCGGGTTCGCGGTTTTCGCCTATGTCCTGGACCAGCTGACGAAACTCTGGGTCACGGCCACCATGGTGGAGGGGGAGCGGATCCCCGTTCTGCCGCCGATCCTGCACTGGTACTTCATCCGGAACTCGGGTGCGGCGTTCTCGATTGGCGAGAACGTCACCTGGGTGTTCTCCATCATCATGGCCGCTGTCGCCGTCGCGATCCTTTTCCAGGTGCGCAGGCTGGGCTCGGCCTGGTGGTCCCTTGCCTTGGGCCTGCTGCTCGGCGGGGCCCTGGGAAACCTCACCGACCGGCTCTTCCGTGAGCCCTCCTTCGGCATGGGGCATGTGGTGGATTTCATCCAGCTTCCCAACTTCGCGATCTTCAACATTGCAGACTCGGCCGTGGTGTCCGCCGTCGCCATTATCTGCATCCTGACCATCCGGGGGATCGCCCTGGACGGCACGCGGCTGGGCAACGGGCCCAAGGACAAGCCCGGCCATGACTGA
- a CDS encoding YggS family pyridoxal phosphate-dependent enzyme produces MTERAGTGPGQRDDPRSAELAARLAAVRKRIAAAAGEAGRGGRLPVLIVVTKFHPAEDIRRLAALGITDVGENRDQEAAAKALELADLALTWHFVGQLQTKKAKSVARYASAVHSVDRPQLVDALAKAVRHEMDGSGRAPLDCFIQVSLEEGNHNDGGTHRGGAVPGDVPLLAERIAGSEGLNLAGVMAVAPLGAPPEPAFEKLAGISARLVAAHPAATAISAGMSQDLEAAIKFGATHLRIGSDVLGSRPAVG; encoded by the coding sequence ATGACTGAGCGGGCAGGCACCGGGCCGGGCCAGCGGGATGATCCCCGCAGCGCCGAACTTGCCGCGCGGCTTGCCGCGGTGCGGAAACGGATCGCAGCGGCGGCAGGGGAGGCCGGCCGCGGCGGTCGGCTGCCGGTCCTGATCGTGGTCACCAAGTTCCACCCCGCCGAGGACATCCGGCGCCTGGCCGCCCTTGGAATTACGGACGTGGGCGAGAACCGGGACCAGGAGGCCGCCGCGAAGGCCCTCGAGCTCGCGGACCTTGCCCTGACCTGGCATTTCGTTGGCCAGCTGCAGACCAAGAAGGCCAAGTCTGTGGCGCGCTACGCCTCCGCGGTCCATTCAGTAGACCGGCCCCAGCTCGTGGATGCCCTGGCCAAGGCGGTGCGCCATGAGATGGACGGCAGCGGGCGGGCGCCGCTGGACTGCTTCATCCAGGTCAGCCTTGAGGAGGGCAACCATAACGACGGCGGCACGCACCGCGGCGGGGCGGTCCCCGGCGATGTGCCCCTTCTGGCAGAGCGGATCGCCGGGTCGGAGGGCCTGAACCTGGCCGGCGTGATGGCGGTTGCACCGCTGGGCGCCCCACCGGAACCGGCGTTCGAAAAACTTGCAGGGATTTCCGCCCGGCTTGTCGCGGCCCACCCTGCCGCCACCGCCATCTCCGCGGGAATGAGCCAGGACCTCGAGGCCGCGATCAAGTTCGGAGCGACACACCTGCGAATCGGTTCCGATGTACTCGGTTCCCGTCCCGCGGTGGGGTAG
- a CDS encoding cell division protein SepF translates to MAGALRKTMIYLGLADGDEHYESEQQTTRKDEDEPMEVDREERRAPAPVREVSREASYAPEEEYRAPVTPIKRAASSREENTGLRQITTIHPRSYNDAKLIGESFRDGIPVIMNVTDMGEADAKRLVDFSAGLVFGLRGSIERVTNKVFLLSPSYVEVIGDDKKASETTASFFNQS, encoded by the coding sequence ATGGCCGGCGCTCTGCGCAAGACAATGATCTATCTTGGGCTCGCCGACGGCGATGAGCATTACGAGTCCGAGCAACAGACCACACGTAAGGATGAGGACGAACCGATGGAAGTTGACCGCGAGGAACGCCGCGCTCCGGCGCCGGTGCGCGAAGTCAGCCGCGAGGCGTCCTACGCCCCTGAAGAGGAATACCGCGCCCCTGTGACCCCCATTAAGCGTGCGGCTTCGAGCCGCGAAGAGAACACCGGTCTCCGCCAGATCACTACCATCCACCCGCGCTCCTACAACGATGCCAAGCTCATCGGTGAGAGCTTCCGGGACGGTATTCCGGTGATCATGAACGTTACGGACATGGGCGAGGCTGATGCCAAACGCCTGGTCGACTTCTCGGCCGGCCTGGTCTTTGGCCTTCGGGGGAGCATCGAGCGGGTGACCAATAAGGTGTTCCTGCTCTCACCGTCCTACGTCGAAGTGATTGGTGACGACAAGAAGGCCAGCGAAACCACGGCCAGTTTTTTCAACCAAAGCTGA
- a CDS encoding RluA family pseudouridine synthase, whose protein sequence is MTERIVVAEEYGGTRADAGLAGILGVSRSIAASLLAEGHVLNRGKALGKSAKLAAGDVLDVTVPERRDPLEVVEEVVEGLNILLDDDDFVVVDKPVGVAAHPSPGWVGPTVVGGLAAAGYRISTSGAPERAGIVHRLDVGTSGVMVVAKSERAYTSLKRAFKERTVDKVYHAVVQGLPDPLTGTIDAPIGRHPGHDWRFAVIEDGRPSVTHYEVLEAFGKASLVEVHLETGRTHQIRVHFSALRHPCAGDLTYGADPRLAANLGLTRQWLHARELAFDHPVTGERVTVTSDYPQDLAYALEVLESGQA, encoded by the coding sequence ATGACTGAGCGCATCGTCGTCGCCGAAGAGTACGGCGGGACGCGGGCCGACGCCGGCCTGGCCGGCATCCTGGGGGTGTCCCGCTCCATCGCCGCGTCCCTGCTCGCCGAGGGCCACGTCCTGAACCGGGGCAAAGCATTGGGCAAGTCGGCGAAACTCGCGGCCGGGGACGTCCTCGATGTCACCGTCCCGGAACGGCGGGACCCGCTGGAAGTCGTGGAGGAAGTTGTGGAAGGCCTGAATATCCTGCTCGACGATGACGATTTCGTCGTCGTCGACAAACCCGTTGGCGTTGCGGCCCACCCCTCGCCCGGCTGGGTGGGGCCCACCGTAGTGGGCGGCCTGGCCGCCGCCGGCTACCGCATCTCCACCTCGGGTGCGCCCGAGCGGGCGGGAATCGTCCACCGGCTCGACGTAGGCACCTCCGGCGTGATGGTAGTGGCGAAGTCCGAACGGGCTTACACGTCCCTCAAACGGGCCTTCAAGGAGCGCACGGTGGATAAGGTCTACCATGCGGTGGTGCAGGGCCTTCCCGATCCCCTGACGGGGACCATTGACGCTCCCATCGGGCGCCACCCGGGGCACGACTGGCGTTTTGCCGTCATCGAGGACGGCCGCCCCTCAGTGACCCATTATGAAGTCCTGGAGGCGTTCGGCAAGGCCAGCCTGGTGGAAGTGCACCTGGAAACCGGCCGTACGCACCAGATCCGGGTCCACTTCTCCGCCCTCCGCCACCCCTGCGCCGGCGACCTGACCTACGGCGCCGATCCGCGCCTTGCCGCCAATTTGGGACTCACCCGGCAGTGGCTGCACGCCCGCGAACTGGCCTTTGACCACCCTGTGACGGGCGAACGCGTCACGGTCACCAGCGACTACCCGCAGGACCTGGCGTACGCCCTGGAAGTGCTCGAATCGGGCCAGGCCTGA
- the ftsZ gene encoding cell division protein FtsZ, translating to MAAPQNYLAVIKVVGIGGGGVNAVNRMIEVGLRGVEFIAINTDAQALLMSDADVKLDVGRELTRGLGAGANPEVGKQAAEDHADEIEEVLRGADMVFVTAGEGGGTGTGGAPVVARIARSLGALTIGVVTRPFTFEGRRRAGSAEAGIDALRDEVDTLIVIPNDRLLSISDRNVSVLDAFRSADQVLLSGVQGITDLITTPGLINLDFADVKSVMQGAGSALMGIGSARGEDRAVKAAELAIASPLLEASIDGAHGVLLSIQGGSDLGLFEINEAARLVQEVAHPEANIIFGAVIDDALGDEARVTVIAAGFDDVKATSPSMDQSQPQTAPQRPAAPAAAPASAHPQGGNHQGNGNHQQNVQPIHAGVGAAGLSNWGQQRPTAVPADSGFDVDLPSVVEPDLTGSHPDDLDVPDFLK from the coding sequence GTGGCAGCTCCGCAGAATTACTTGGCCGTCATCAAAGTCGTCGGCATCGGCGGCGGTGGCGTGAACGCAGTCAACCGCATGATCGAGGTCGGCCTCAGGGGTGTCGAATTCATCGCCATCAACACCGACGCCCAGGCCCTGCTCATGAGCGACGCCGACGTGAAGCTCGACGTCGGACGCGAGCTGACCAGGGGCCTGGGCGCCGGCGCGAACCCCGAGGTGGGCAAGCAGGCTGCCGAGGACCACGCGGACGAAATCGAGGAAGTCCTGCGTGGCGCCGACATGGTCTTCGTCACCGCAGGCGAAGGCGGCGGCACCGGTACCGGCGGCGCGCCCGTCGTCGCCCGGATCGCCCGCTCGCTCGGTGCCCTGACCATCGGCGTGGTCACCCGCCCGTTCACCTTCGAGGGCCGCCGCCGTGCCGGATCCGCCGAGGCCGGCATCGACGCGCTGCGCGACGAAGTGGACACCCTCATTGTGATCCCCAACGACCGCTTGCTCTCCATCAGCGACCGCAACGTGTCTGTCCTCGACGCCTTCCGCTCCGCCGACCAGGTCCTGCTGTCCGGTGTCCAGGGCATCACCGACCTCATCACCACGCCGGGCCTGATCAACCTGGACTTCGCGGACGTCAAATCCGTCATGCAGGGTGCCGGCTCGGCCCTCATGGGCATCGGTTCCGCCCGGGGTGAAGACCGCGCCGTCAAGGCGGCCGAACTGGCCATCGCCTCGCCGCTGCTGGAAGCATCCATCGACGGCGCCCACGGCGTGCTGCTGTCCATCCAGGGCGGCTCGGACCTCGGCCTGTTCGAGATCAACGAAGCCGCGCGGCTGGTCCAGGAAGTGGCCCACCCCGAGGCGAATATCATCTTCGGTGCCGTCATCGACGACGCCCTGGGTGATGAAGCACGCGTAACGGTGATCGCCGCCGGATTTGACGACGTCAAGGCCACCTCGCCCTCCATGGACCAGTCCCAGCCGCAGACAGCCCCGCAGCGGCCCGCGGCCCCTGCCGCCGCACCCGCCTCGGCACACCCCCAGGGCGGAAACCACCAGGGCAACGGAAACCACCAGCAGAACGTCCAGCCGATCCACGCCGGCGTCGGCGCTGCGGGACTGAGCAACTGGGGGCAGCAGCGCCCCACGGCCGTCCCTGCCGACTCAGGCTTCGACGTCGACCTGCCCTCCGTCGTGGAGCCGGACCTGACCGGCAGCCACCCGGATGACCTGGATGTCCCCGACTTCCTGAAGTAG